A single window of Magnetococcus marinus MC-1 DNA harbors:
- a CDS encoding adenosine kinase produces the protein MAKIDVFGIGNALVDQVYAVEESFLTQIGEEKGRMSLVDPQRQAELSRALASTPALRACGGSAANSLIALTQLGGSAFHACRVAEDETGHFFAQDLTANGVQHQLHTLPAGSSGSCMVFITPDAERTMCTFLGASADLQPEDVPDAILTTAQWCYVEGYLVTAPNTLAAALKGLQQARANGVKTALSFSDVNMVKFFRDGFSQMLGESGVDLIFCNAEEALAFAETDDMAQATAALKKQSRTFVITLGAEGALLWDGQQEIQVAGQPAKAIDTNGAGDMFAGAFFYGITQGWDFTKAAQLACRCCAVLVTHAGARLPKSRTQEILAQFVP, from the coding sequence ATGGCTAAGATTGATGTTTTTGGTATCGGCAACGCCCTGGTCGATCAAGTTTATGCTGTAGAAGAGTCCTTTCTAACCCAGATCGGCGAAGAAAAGGGGCGCATGTCCCTGGTAGATCCGCAGCGCCAAGCCGAACTTAGCCGTGCTTTGGCATCAACCCCAGCCCTGCGGGCGTGTGGTGGTTCAGCCGCCAATAGCTTGATTGCTCTTACCCAATTGGGGGGGAGCGCCTTTCATGCCTGCCGTGTTGCAGAAGATGAAACCGGCCACTTTTTTGCCCAGGATCTAACCGCTAACGGTGTACAGCACCAACTGCACACGCTGCCCGCTGGCAGCAGCGGCAGTTGTATGGTTTTTATCACCCCCGATGCGGAACGCACCATGTGTACCTTTTTAGGGGCCTCGGCTGACCTACAGCCCGAGGATGTTCCCGACGCTATTCTGACAACCGCCCAGTGGTGTTATGTTGAAGGGTATCTGGTTACAGCACCCAACACCTTGGCCGCAGCCCTAAAAGGGCTGCAACAGGCACGGGCAAACGGGGTTAAAACCGCCCTGAGTTTTTCCGATGTCAATATGGTAAAATTTTTCCGCGACGGCTTTAGCCAAATGTTGGGGGAGAGCGGTGTAGACCTGATTTTTTGTAATGCCGAAGAGGCCCTGGCTTTTGCCGAAACCGACGACATGGCACAGGCTACCGCCGCACTAAAAAAACAGAGCCGTACTTTTGTGATCACCCTTGGCGCGGAAGGGGCACTGCTGTGGGACGGCCAGCAGGAGATCCAGGTCGCCGGTCAACCCGCCAAAGCCATCGACACGAATGGCGCGGGGGATATGTTTGCGGGTGCCTTTTTTTACGGCATCACCCAAGGCTGGGATTTTACCAAAGCCGCCCAACTGGCCTGTCGCTGTTGCGCCGTGCTGGTGACCCATGCGGGGGCGCGTTTGCCTAAGTCGCGCACCCAAGAGATTCTGGCCCAGTTTGTCCCATAA
- the thiE gene encoding thiamine phosphate synthase, whose product MSFPTHTLYPILDQAWLDQSGFHISAEAVAQQFNTLQLPLIQLRSKGEAGAQWAFMQPWAAAFRRHAPNCRLIINDRVDIALALAADGVHVGQEDLPVAVCRQILGNQAWVGLSTHNAEEIALARQSGCDYIGFGPVHTTDTKQNTYRVQGYARLAEACHLAAHLPVIAIGGIGKDRITPCMQAGAAGVAMISALWRQEDWIERLTDAQHRVHK is encoded by the coding sequence ATGAGTTTTCCTACCCATACGCTCTACCCCATATTGGATCAAGCGTGGCTGGATCAGTCGGGATTTCATATTTCGGCGGAAGCGGTCGCACAGCAGTTTAATACCCTACAGCTACCGCTTATTCAGCTGCGTAGTAAGGGAGAAGCGGGGGCACAGTGGGCATTTATGCAGCCCTGGGCCGCTGCTTTTCGCCGCCACGCGCCCAATTGCCGTCTTATCATCAACGACCGGGTGGATATTGCCCTGGCATTGGCCGCCGATGGGGTGCATGTTGGACAAGAGGATCTTCCGGTTGCCGTTTGTCGCCAAATCCTCGGCAACCAAGCTTGGGTTGGCCTATCCACCCACAACGCCGAAGAGATTGCTCTCGCCCGTCAGAGTGGATGTGACTATATTGGTTTTGGCCCGGTCCACACCACCGACACCAAGCAGAACACTTATCGCGTACAGGGCTACGCACGCCTGGCCGAGGCGTGTCATCTGGCTGCTCACTTACCGGTTATTGCCATTGGTGGCATTGGCAAAGATCGCATTACCCCTTGCATGCAGGCAGGGGCCGCCGGTGTCGCGATGATCAGCGCCCTTTGGCGTCAAGAGGATTGGATCGAGCGCCTAACCGATGCCCAGCACCGCGTGCATAAATGA
- a CDS encoding PilZ domain-containing protein, which translates to MNTDTPHDRRIAERAEHPNGRRQYTRVEYRHAILLKDASGQSYDGSFNDISLKGMLFLAEHLPEAGTEVGGELLLGDVVIELHGTVVLSQADRGAAIRFMDIDLESFSHLRTLVSLNLGDAERIDRELFDSL; encoded by the coding sequence ATGAACACAGACACCCCCCATGATCGACGCATTGCCGAGCGTGCTGAACACCCCAATGGGCGACGCCAGTATACCCGTGTGGAATATCGTCACGCCATACTGCTCAAGGATGCCTCGGGGCAGAGCTACGATGGCTCTTTCAACGATATTAGCCTTAAAGGCATGCTGTTTCTTGCAGAACATCTGCCCGAAGCTGGAACAGAGGTAGGTGGTGAGCTTCTATTGGGGGATGTGGTGATTGAGCTGCATGGCACTGTGGTATTGAGTCAAGCCGATCGGGGTGCGGCCATTCGCTTTATGGATATTGATTTAGAATCCTTTAGCCACCTGCGCACTCTGGTTTCATTAAATCTAGGGGATGCGGAACGCATTGACCGGGAGCTGTTTGATAGCCTATGA